In Phlebotomus papatasi isolate M1 chromosome 1, Ppap_2.1, whole genome shotgun sequence, the following proteins share a genomic window:
- the LOC129798700 gene encoding uncharacterized protein LOC129798700 — translation MMERLIVVFITAAAMCGVSKAAQQHYHNFAEPRADPNVKGHYSYSDPYGAIFHVTYETDKKTSTKTSPDRDLSELGTFSGKRNTQISNFNRPIYIVNTNNEDDKFEDKVSYQIASSTTKSPFKYGGFQYSSTTPSPVFNSLPNSHINKPSLANSERSSANQGGSFRPVTTKFTVNHPHPPKNQGNLISSRYQQSSYDDEEEYIETKREPTNAGQVSDKYLNDYQQALSKLQAAGSNVARRPNPPKSQIKYIGVPPNSPNSYLPKNKQQQFPALEPEAKPFKPKFKLQNVPNLYPRDDAPFKPSVGFPGGKGAPTKQKEYFEPPPEYIYTNDDVQYYNVDGGASPPSKSQSPQYLKRQNQMKFQQLAIEKMKKARNPYFGQPSQTNFRPIVPQQPPHRFSMPRRKPSRAFTPARNSYKSRPIIDGPYSIRISM, via the exons ATGATGGAACGTTTG ATTGTGGTTTTTATCACTGCAGCCGCAATGTGTGGAGTTTCCAAGGCAGCACAGCAGCATTACCACAATTTTGCAGAACCTCGTGCAGATCCCAATGTCAAGGGGCACTACAGCTATTCAGATCCATATGGTGCAATCTTTCACGTCACTTATGAAACAGACAAGAAG ACTTCAACAAAAACTTCTCCAGATCGGGATTTAAGTGAACTTGGAACTTTTAGTGGCAAACGGAATACccaaatttcgaattttaaccGTCCAATTTACATCGTAAACACCAACAATGAGGATGATAAATTTGAGGACAAGGTCAGCTACCAGATTGCCTCTAGTACAACCAAATCACCCTTCAAATACGGAGGATTCCAGTATTCCTCAACAACGCCCAGTCCAGTTTTTAATAGTCTCCCCAATTCGCACATCAATAAGCCTTCATTGGCAAACAGCGAAAGGAGTAGTGCGAACCAGGGGGGCAGTTTTCGTCCGGTTACAACGAAATTCACAGTCAACCATCCCCATCCACCGAAGAATCAGGGCAATTTGATCAGCAGCAGGTATCAACAATCCTCCTATGATGATGAGGAGGAGTACATTGAGACCAAACGGGAGCCTACGAATGCAGGGCAGGTGTCTGACAAATACCTCAATGACTACCAACAAGCCCTGTCTAAGCTTCAAGCAGCAGGTTCCAATGTTGCTCGAAGGCCAAACCCACCAAAGAGTCAGATCAAATATATTGGAGTCCCACCCAATTCGCCAAACAGCTATCTCCCGAAAAATAAGCAACAGCAATTCCCAGCCTTAGAACCCGAAGCCAAGCCCTTCAAGCCCAAGTTCAAGCTACAAAATGTGCCCAATTTGTACCCAAGGGATGATGCACCCTTCAAGCCCTCCGTGGGATTCCCCGGAGGCAAAGGCGCCCCAACGAAGCAGAAAGAGTACTTCGAACCACCCCCAGAGTATATCTACACCAATGATGATGTGCAATACTACAATGTGGACGGTGGAGCTAGTCCACCATCCAAAAGTCAGAGCCCTCAGTACCTGAAGCGACAGAACCAAATGAAGTTCCAGCAATTGGCCATTGAGAAAATGAAGAAGGCACGCAATCCCTACTTCGGCCAGCCCAGTCAAACCAACTTCCGGCCAATTGTACCCCAACAACCTCCACACAGATTCAGCATGCCCAGGAGGAAACCATCCAGAGCCTTCACACCTGCAAGAAATTCCTATAAATCCAGGCCCATCATAGATGGACCCTATTCCATTCGCATCTCCATGTAA
- the LOC129798702 gene encoding zinc finger protein ZFP2 isoform X7, which yields MRAVTATINFQDGQVNIDKMSSAQKNAYLEAHMAVQQHMAQAAAMQLKQQVLSRPGGHTNDTSGNQQPPQQPGQTQHSPSNVTSSQHYGSTIKVPQISSSSSGGADSTFTVPDDVGMGYEGGVRVLQSLGNWTPDIPPNVPRPNLIPFTEPYVEGGSMHPASRLKALQQVQQASSGIRKANTSSKSTSTGDTSHKAFECSVCGKGLARKDKLTIHMRIHTGEKPYICEVCNKAFARRDKLVIHMNKFKHVTPTNIAPLGKRHNNLTVKKKEENNENNKQSTIDHQSLSQTPTVAHSMVPPQQPHPQTSAPIPGVPLPHHHQQQLSWTCELCGRMFSTRDEWSLHAKSHLEVRFY from the exons GATGGTCAGGTGAACATTGACAAAATGTCCTCAGCGCAGAAGAATGCCTATCTGGAGGCTCATATGGCTGTGCAGCAGCACATGGCCCAAGCTGCGGCTATGCAGCTCAAACAGCAGGTTCTGTCGCGACCCGGCGGTCATACCAATGACACCTCAGGCAATCAGCAACCACCCCAACAACCCGGCCAGACGCAACATTCTCCCTCAAATGTGACCTCATCGCAACACTACGGCAGTACAATAAAGGTTCCACAAATTAGCTCATCGAGTTCAGGTGGTGCCGACAGCACGTTCACTGTTCCCGATGATGTCGGAATGGGATACGAAGGAGGAGTACGCGTTCTGCAGAGTTTGGGGAACTG GACCCCAGATATTCCTCCAAATGTGCCACGTCCAAACTTGATACCCTTCACGGAGCCTTACGTTGAAGGTGGCTCAATGCACCCTGCAAGTCGCCTAAAGGCACTGCAGCAAGTGCAACAAGCCTCAAGTGGTATTAGAAAAGCGAACACATCATCCAAAAGTACTAGCACAGGCGACACGA GTCACAAGGCGTTCGAGTGTTCAGTGTGCGGAAAGGGATTGGCCCGAAAAGATAAATTAACGATTCACATGCGTATCCACACGGGAGAAAAACCTTACATTTGTGAA GTGTGCAATAAAGCATTTGCCAGACGAGATAAGCTTGTGATCCATATGAATAAATTTAAGCATGTTACCCCAACCAACATTGCACCACTCGGGAAGCGCCACAATAATTTGACGGTGAAGAAGAAGGAGGAGAACAACGAGAACAACAAACAGTCAACAATTGATCATCAGAGTCTGTCACAGACTCCGACCGTGGCCCACAGTATGGTACCTCCGCAGCAACCACATCCGCAGACCAGCGCCCCAATTCCGGGGGTACCGTTGCCCCATCATCATCAGCAACAGCTGTCGTGGACATGTGAACTCTGCGGAAGAATGTTCTCCACCAGAGATGAGTGGTCTTTGCACGCCAAGAGTCACTTGGAGGTACGATTT TATTGA
- the LOC129798702 gene encoding zinc finger protein 12 isoform X5: MFFDGQVNIDKMSSAQKNAYLEAHMAVQQHMAQAAAMQLKQQVLSRPGGHTNDTSGNQQPPQQPGQTQHSPSNVTSSQHYGSTIKVPQISSSSSGGADSTFTVPDDVGMGYEGGVRVLQSLGNWTPDIPPNVPRPNLIPFTEPYVEGGSMHPASRLKALQQVQQASSGIRKANTSSKSTSTGDTSHKAFECSVCGKGLARKDKLTIHMRIHTGEKPYICEVCNKAFARRDKLVIHMNKFKHVTPTNIAPLGKRHNNLTVKKKEENNENNKQSTIDHQSLSQTPTVAHSMVPPQQPHPQTSAPIPGVPLPHHHQQQLSWTCELCGRMFSTRDEWSLHAKSHLEVRFY; the protein is encoded by the exons ATGTTTTTT GATGGTCAGGTGAACATTGACAAAATGTCCTCAGCGCAGAAGAATGCCTATCTGGAGGCTCATATGGCTGTGCAGCAGCACATGGCCCAAGCTGCGGCTATGCAGCTCAAACAGCAGGTTCTGTCGCGACCCGGCGGTCATACCAATGACACCTCAGGCAATCAGCAACCACCCCAACAACCCGGCCAGACGCAACATTCTCCCTCAAATGTGACCTCATCGCAACACTACGGCAGTACAATAAAGGTTCCACAAATTAGCTCATCGAGTTCAGGTGGTGCCGACAGCACGTTCACTGTTCCCGATGATGTCGGAATGGGATACGAAGGAGGAGTACGCGTTCTGCAGAGTTTGGGGAACTG GACCCCAGATATTCCTCCAAATGTGCCACGTCCAAACTTGATACCCTTCACGGAGCCTTACGTTGAAGGTGGCTCAATGCACCCTGCAAGTCGCCTAAAGGCACTGCAGCAAGTGCAACAAGCCTCAAGTGGTATTAGAAAAGCGAACACATCATCCAAAAGTACTAGCACAGGCGACACGA GTCACAAGGCGTTCGAGTGTTCAGTGTGCGGAAAGGGATTGGCCCGAAAAGATAAATTAACGATTCACATGCGTATCCACACGGGAGAAAAACCTTACATTTGTGAA GTGTGCAATAAAGCATTTGCCAGACGAGATAAGCTTGTGATCCATATGAATAAATTTAAGCATGTTACCCCAACCAACATTGCACCACTCGGGAAGCGCCACAATAATTTGACGGTGAAGAAGAAGGAGGAGAACAACGAGAACAACAAACAGTCAACAATTGATCATCAGAGTCTGTCACAGACTCCGACCGTGGCCCACAGTATGGTACCTCCGCAGCAACCACATCCGCAGACCAGCGCCCCAATTCCGGGGGTACCGTTGCCCCATCATCATCAGCAACAGCTGTCGTGGACATGTGAACTCTGCGGAAGAATGTTCTCCACCAGAGATGAGTGGTCTTTGCACGCCAAGAGTCACTTGGAGGTACGATTT TATTGA
- the LOC129798702 gene encoding zinc finger protein 12 isoform X6 — translation MFFDGQVNIDKMSSAQKNAYLEAHMAVQQHMAQAAAMQLKQQVLSRPGGHTNDTSGNQQPPQQPGQTQHSPSNVTSSQHYGSTIKVPQISSSSSGGADSTFTVPDDVGMGYEGGVRVLQSLGNWTPDIPPNVPRPNLIPFTEPYVEGGSMHPASRLKALQQVQQASSGIRKANTSSKSTSTGDTSHKAFECSVCGKGLARKDKLTIHMRIHTGEKPYICEVCNKAFARRDKLVIHMNKFKHVTPTNIAPLGKRHNNLTVKKKEENNENNKQSTIDHQSLSQTPTVAHSMVPPQQPHPQTSAPIPGVPLPHHHQQQLSWTCELCGRMFSTRDEWSLHAKSHLEY, via the exons ATGTTTTTT GATGGTCAGGTGAACATTGACAAAATGTCCTCAGCGCAGAAGAATGCCTATCTGGAGGCTCATATGGCTGTGCAGCAGCACATGGCCCAAGCTGCGGCTATGCAGCTCAAACAGCAGGTTCTGTCGCGACCCGGCGGTCATACCAATGACACCTCAGGCAATCAGCAACCACCCCAACAACCCGGCCAGACGCAACATTCTCCCTCAAATGTGACCTCATCGCAACACTACGGCAGTACAATAAAGGTTCCACAAATTAGCTCATCGAGTTCAGGTGGTGCCGACAGCACGTTCACTGTTCCCGATGATGTCGGAATGGGATACGAAGGAGGAGTACGCGTTCTGCAGAGTTTGGGGAACTG GACCCCAGATATTCCTCCAAATGTGCCACGTCCAAACTTGATACCCTTCACGGAGCCTTACGTTGAAGGTGGCTCAATGCACCCTGCAAGTCGCCTAAAGGCACTGCAGCAAGTGCAACAAGCCTCAAGTGGTATTAGAAAAGCGAACACATCATCCAAAAGTACTAGCACAGGCGACACGA GTCACAAGGCGTTCGAGTGTTCAGTGTGCGGAAAGGGATTGGCCCGAAAAGATAAATTAACGATTCACATGCGTATCCACACGGGAGAAAAACCTTACATTTGTGAA GTGTGCAATAAAGCATTTGCCAGACGAGATAAGCTTGTGATCCATATGAATAAATTTAAGCATGTTACCCCAACCAACATTGCACCACTCGGGAAGCGCCACAATAATTTGACGGTGAAGAAGAAGGAGGAGAACAACGAGAACAACAAACAGTCAACAATTGATCATCAGAGTCTGTCACAGACTCCGACCGTGGCCCACAGTATGGTACCTCCGCAGCAACCACATCCGCAGACCAGCGCCCCAATTCCGGGGGTACCGTTGCCCCATCATCATCAGCAACAGCTGTCGTGGACATGTGAACTCTGCGGAAGAATGTTCTCCACCAGAGATGAGTGGTCTTTGCACGCCAAGAGTCACTTGGAG TATTGA